From a region of the Pseudoxanthomonas sp. X-1 genome:
- a CDS encoding carbohydrate kinase translates to MPHDVPPGRPAALVCFGEVLIDLLAQPPVEGQPRAFEQYAGGAPANVAVAAARLGADSQFVGMLGQDMFGDFLHEALAGFGVGVAHTVRTAQAKTALAFVALDESGERSFSFYRPPAADLLFRAEHFDAGCLARADVFHFCSNSLTDEDCAQATFAGARRAGEAGAVVSFDLNLRPALWPEAVDPTPTLWEGLALAQVVKLSREELQFLAGHDAQAETGVIQRLLAGRTELLVITDGPGEVVWTTRHAQGRVSGFTVQVRDTTAAGDAFVGGLLVRLVELGGAGEGFTAFCADPTRVEEAVRFGTATGALAVTRKGAFAAMPTRAEVLSLL, encoded by the coding sequence ATGCCGCATGACGTCCCACCCGGCCGCCCGGCCGCGCTTGTCTGCTTCGGTGAAGTGCTGATCGACCTGCTGGCCCAGCCGCCGGTCGAAGGCCAGCCCCGTGCCTTCGAACAGTACGCCGGCGGCGCACCCGCGAACGTGGCCGTCGCCGCGGCGCGTCTGGGCGCGGACAGCCAGTTCGTGGGCATGCTCGGACAGGACATGTTCGGCGATTTCCTGCACGAGGCGCTGGCGGGCTTCGGCGTGGGCGTGGCGCACACCGTGCGCACCGCACAGGCCAAGACCGCGCTGGCCTTCGTGGCGCTGGACGAATCCGGCGAACGCAGCTTCAGCTTCTACCGCCCGCCGGCGGCGGACCTGCTGTTCCGCGCCGAGCACTTCGACGCCGGCTGCCTGGCGCGCGCCGATGTCTTCCACTTCTGTTCCAACAGCCTTACCGATGAGGACTGCGCGCAGGCCACCTTCGCCGGCGCGCGGCGCGCGGGCGAGGCCGGCGCAGTGGTGAGCTTCGATCTCAACCTGCGTCCGGCTCTGTGGCCGGAGGCGGTCGATCCGACACCCACGCTGTGGGAAGGCCTCGCGCTGGCGCAGGTCGTCAAGCTCTCGCGCGAGGAGCTGCAGTTCCTCGCCGGCCACGATGCGCAGGCCGAAACCGGCGTCATCCAGCGCCTGCTGGCCGGGCGCACCGAGCTGCTGGTGATCACCGACGGCCCGGGCGAGGTGGTGTGGACCACGCGCCATGCGCAGGGCCGGGTGTCCGGTTTCACCGTGCAGGTGCGCGACACCACCGCCGCCGGCGACGCCTTCGTCGGCGGGCTGCTGGTGCGGCTGGTCGAACTGGGCGGAGCGGGGGAGGGCTTCACCGCGTTCTGCGCCGACCCGACGCGCGTGGAGGAAGCCGTGCGCTTCGGCACCGCCACCGGCGCGCTGGCGGTCACGCGCAAGGGCGCGTTCGCGGCCATGCCCACGCGCGCCGAAGTCCTGTCTTTGCTGTGA
- a CDS encoding AGE family epimerase/isomerase, translated as MDAAPVPDFRSTEFLRGHIAQTMAFYHPRAIDPAGGFFQYFKDDGTVYDAGHRHLVSSTRFVFNYAMAWREFELPEYREAMLHGLRYLRQVHRNPANGGYVWTLRDGVPEDTTNHCYGVAFVLLAYACGLKAGVEEARGWMDETWDLLEQRFWEAGPGLYRDEADADWNFSPYRGQNANMHMCEAMLAAWQASGERRYLDRALLLADHMTRRQAAKAGGLVWEHYDTDWNVDWEYNKDNPKHLFRPWGFQPGHQTEWAKLLLILDRELDGGIDWLVPTARHLFDTAVARSWDDKRGGLYYGFAPLVTPLPADSGDIAQQPTQVCDDDKYFWVQAESLAAAALIALRTGDASYWDWYDRLWRFSWAHMIDHAYGAWYRILDADNRKYSDEKSPAGKTDYHTMGACYEVMDQLRTHGAG; from the coding sequence ATGGACGCTGCCCCCGTACCCGACTTCCGCTCCACCGAATTCCTGCGCGGCCACATCGCGCAGACGATGGCCTTCTACCACCCGCGCGCGATCGATCCGGCCGGCGGCTTCTTCCAGTACTTCAAGGACGACGGCACCGTCTACGACGCCGGCCATCGCCACCTGGTCAGCAGCACGCGCTTCGTCTTCAACTACGCCATGGCCTGGCGCGAGTTCGAGCTTCCCGAGTACCGCGAGGCGATGCTGCACGGCCTGCGCTACCTGCGCCAGGTGCACCGCAACCCGGCCAACGGCGGCTATGTCTGGACCCTGCGCGACGGCGTGCCGGAGGACACCACCAACCACTGCTACGGCGTGGCCTTCGTGCTGCTGGCCTACGCCTGCGGGCTGAAGGCCGGCGTGGAAGAGGCGCGTGGCTGGATGGACGAGACCTGGGACCTGCTCGAGCAGCGCTTCTGGGAGGCCGGCCCCGGCCTGTACCGCGACGAGGCCGACGCCGACTGGAACTTCAGCCCATACCGCGGCCAGAACGCCAACATGCACATGTGCGAGGCCATGCTCGCCGCCTGGCAGGCCAGCGGCGAGCGCCGCTACCTAGACCGCGCCCTGCTGCTGGCCGACCACATGACCCGCCGCCAGGCGGCCAAGGCCGGCGGCCTGGTGTGGGAGCACTACGACACCGACTGGAACGTGGACTGGGAATACAACAAGGACAATCCCAAGCACCTGTTCCGCCCCTGGGGCTTCCAGCCCGGCCACCAGACCGAATGGGCCAAGCTGCTGCTGATCCTGGACCGCGAGCTGGACGGCGGCATCGACTGGCTGGTGCCGACCGCGCGCCACCTGTTCGACACCGCCGTGGCGCGCAGCTGGGACGATAAGCGCGGTGGGCTGTACTACGGCTTCGCGCCCCTGGTGACGCCGCTGCCCGCCGACAGCGGCGACATCGCACAGCAACCCACCCAGGTCTGCGACGACGACAAGTACTTCTGGGTGCAGGCCGAAAGCCTGGCCGCCGCCGCCCTGATCGCCCTGCGCACGGGCGATGCGAGCTACTGGGACTGGTACGACCGCCTGTGGCGGTTCTCGTGGGCGCACATGATCGACCATGCCTATGGCGCCTGGTACCGCATCCTGGATGCGGACAACCGCAAGTACAGCGACGAGAAGAGCCCGGCCGGCAAGACCGACTACCACACCATGGGCGCCTGCTACGAAGTCATGGACCAGCTGCGCACCCACGGCGCCGGCTGA
- a CDS encoding S8 family peptidase, producing the protein MAGAQGKAMTVVYIHGIGNKPPAEVLRCQWDQALFGRAMGERTRMAYWVDRKRYPVPEAGTCSDRDEGPTISQAEQRVLSAFGLPPAGGDLHALVDALAQTPQQRAQLEAVLDQVQDGAALEATAGPGARGLWSGLNEILLRLVSAALLQDVHDFFFVPARRAAMEDSLRERLLSGGGPFVVVAHSQGSMIAYEVLRKLKASQCDVALLLTIGSPLGLPAVRSMFKQDIKQKKLPFPPCVRAWFNVADRRDPVALDADLSDDIAGADGRFSNYAAPGINPDGPRNPHSGSGYLSIAQVRSRVRDVVGAGFDQPVTSTVVLKDLSDRMEARGGATRHEVLIELDQLPSGLRPAEVKADLVARIRALAGPQTGLSGEALDEKLVLEDTLDRFVSAQLTRFEIESLRNDFKALSFKRLWRDAGKRALLDRSRSVIQADAAQSAYHALGQGIGWAVLDTGIAAGHPHFYQAGKRDLVPAQWDCTVRGAPKLLRRADGRAFTHMDRSGHGTHVAGIIAGQCSAPYPGQDGGAKVAFTAIAPQAQLYGFKVLDDEGRGRDSWIIKAIQQVARINDEAGQLVIHGVNLSLGGWFDAESYGCGFTPLCNELRRLWRQGVVVVLAAGNEGLAWLVQQDGVPLAANMDMTIGDPANLQEAIAVGSVHKTNPHSYGVSYFSSKGPTADGRCKPDVVAPGEKIISAHYDYRLREPSTWMLEMSGTSMAAPHVSGLVAGFLSVRREFIGAPDRVKALLMAHCTDLGRDRYMQGCGVPNLVKMLAAT; encoded by the coding sequence ATGGCCGGCGCCCAGGGCAAGGCGATGACCGTGGTCTACATCCACGGCATCGGCAACAAGCCGCCGGCCGAGGTGCTGCGCTGCCAGTGGGACCAGGCCCTGTTCGGCCGGGCGATGGGCGAGCGCACGCGCATGGCCTACTGGGTGGACCGCAAGCGCTATCCGGTGCCCGAGGCCGGCACCTGCAGCGATCGCGACGAGGGCCCGACCATCAGCCAGGCCGAGCAGCGCGTGCTGTCCGCCTTCGGCCTGCCGCCGGCCGGGGGCGATCTGCATGCGCTGGTCGATGCGCTGGCGCAGACCCCGCAGCAGCGCGCCCAGCTGGAAGCGGTGCTGGACCAGGTCCAGGACGGTGCGGCGCTCGAGGCCACCGCCGGTCCCGGCGCGCGCGGCCTGTGGTCGGGGCTGAACGAGATCCTGCTGCGGCTGGTCTCGGCCGCGCTGCTGCAGGATGTGCACGATTTCTTCTTCGTCCCGGCGCGGCGCGCGGCGATGGAGGACAGCCTGCGCGAGCGGCTGCTGTCCGGCGGCGGGCCGTTCGTCGTGGTGGCCCACAGCCAGGGCTCGATGATCGCCTACGAGGTGCTGCGCAAGCTCAAGGCCAGCCAGTGCGATGTCGCGCTGCTGCTGACCATCGGCTCGCCGCTGGGGCTGCCGGCGGTGCGCAGCATGTTCAAGCAGGACATCAAGCAGAAGAAGCTGCCGTTCCCGCCGTGCGTGCGCGCCTGGTTCAATGTCGCCGACCGCCGCGATCCGGTCGCGCTGGATGCCGACCTGTCCGACGACATCGCCGGCGCCGACGGCCGCTTCAGCAACTACGCCGCGCCGGGCATCAACCCGGACGGGCCGCGCAATCCGCATTCGGGCTCTGGCTACCTGTCCATCGCGCAGGTGCGCAGCCGGGTCCGCGACGTGGTGGGGGCCGGCTTCGACCAGCCGGTGACCAGCACCGTGGTGCTCAAGGACCTGTCCGACCGGATGGAGGCGAGGGGTGGGGCGACGCGGCACGAGGTGCTGATCGAACTGGACCAGCTGCCCTCCGGCCTGCGCCCGGCCGAGGTCAAGGCGGACCTGGTGGCGCGGATCCGGGCGCTCGCCGGCCCGCAGACCGGGCTGTCGGGGGAGGCACTGGACGAGAAGCTCGTGCTGGAGGACACGCTCGACCGCTTCGTGTCGGCGCAGCTGACGCGTTTCGAGATCGAATCGCTGCGCAACGACTTCAAGGCGCTGAGCTTCAAGCGGCTATGGCGCGACGCGGGCAAGCGGGCGCTGCTGGACCGCTCGCGCAGCGTGATCCAGGCCGACGCCGCGCAGAGCGCCTATCACGCGCTGGGGCAAGGCATCGGCTGGGCGGTGCTGGACACCGGGATCGCCGCCGGCCATCCGCACTTCTACCAGGCCGGCAAGCGCGACCTGGTGCCGGCGCAGTGGGACTGCACGGTGCGCGGCGCGCCGAAGCTGTTGCGGCGCGCGGACGGACGCGCCTTCACCCACATGGACCGCAGCGGGCACGGCACGCATGTGGCCGGCATCATCGCCGGGCAGTGCAGCGCGCCGTATCCGGGGCAGGACGGTGGAGCGAAGGTCGCGTTCACCGCGATCGCGCCGCAGGCGCAGCTGTACGGCTTCAAGGTGCTCGACGATGAAGGACGCGGGCGCGATTCGTGGATCATCAAGGCGATCCAGCAGGTCGCCAGGATCAACGACGAGGCCGGGCAGCTGGTGATCCACGGCGTCAACCTGAGCCTGGGCGGCTGGTTCGATGCAGAAAGCTATGGCTGCGGCTTCACCCCGCTGTGCAACGAGCTGCGCCGGCTGTGGCGGCAGGGCGTGGTGGTGGTGCTGGCGGCCGGCAACGAGGGCCTGGCCTGGCTGGTCCAGCAGGACGGCGTGCCGCTGGCGGCCAACATGGACATGACCATCGGCGACCCGGCCAACCTGCAGGAGGCCATCGCGGTGGGATCGGTGCACAAGACCAATCCGCACAGCTACGGCGTGTCGTACTTCTCCTCCAAGGGCCCGACGGCCGACGGGCGCTGCAAGCCGGACGTGGTGGCCCCGGGCGAGAAGATCATCTCGGCGCACTACGACTACCGCCTGCGCGAGCCGTCCACCTGGATGCTGGAAATGAGCGGCACCAGCATGGCCGCCCCGCACGTGTCCGGGCTGGTGGCCGGCTTCCTGTCGGTGCGGCGCGAGTTCATCGGCGCGCCCGACCGGGTCAAGGCGCTGCTGATGGCGCACTGCACCGACCTCGGACGCGATCGCTACATGCAGGGCTGCGGCGTGCCCAACCTGGTCAAGATGCTGGCGGCGACCTAG
- the smpB gene encoding SsrA-binding protein SmpB → MAKKSDKDKANSTGTIALNKRARHEYHLEQRMEAGLSLQGWELKSIRAGRANIGESYAVVRQGELFLFGAQFTPLIQASTHVVADDRRTRKLLLHRREIDSLIGKVERDGYTLIPTAMYWKGNKVKLELALAKGKQTHDKRASEKDREWARDKQRVMRRHNRDA, encoded by the coding sequence ATGGCAAAGAAGTCGGACAAGGATAAAGCAAACAGCACGGGCACCATCGCGCTGAACAAGCGCGCGCGCCACGAGTACCACCTCGAACAGCGCATGGAGGCCGGATTGTCGCTGCAGGGCTGGGAGCTGAAATCGATCCGCGCCGGCCGCGCCAACATCGGCGAAAGCTACGCGGTGGTGCGTCAAGGCGAGCTGTTCCTGTTCGGCGCGCAGTTCACCCCGCTGATCCAGGCCTCCACCCACGTCGTCGCCGACGACCGCCGCACCCGCAAGCTGCTGCTGCATCGGCGCGAGATCGATTCGCTGATCGGCAAGGTCGAGCGCGACGGCTACACCCTGATCCCCACCGCGATGTACTGGAAGGGCAACAAGGTCAAGCTGGAGCTGGCGCTGGCCAAGGGCAAGCAGACCCACGACAAGCGCGCCTCGGAGAAGGACCGCGAGTGGGCGCGCGACAAGCAGCGCGTGATGCGCCGGCACAACCGCGACGCCTGA
- a CDS encoding type II toxin-antitoxin system RatA family toxin: MPTIRRSALVEHPAEYMFDLVNDVRAYPRRFSWCDRAEVISADEDHMVARLDLGLGALRTWFTTENTLERPRRIDMQLKDGPFRRLHGLWEFQALGEGTSKVSLTLEFEPSSRLLGPAFTLGFQSLADRMVDDFVRTADRGD; this comes from the coding sequence ATGCCCACCATCCGCCGCAGCGCCCTGGTCGAACATCCGGCCGAGTACATGTTCGATCTGGTCAACGACGTCCGCGCGTATCCGCGCCGCTTCAGCTGGTGCGACCGGGCCGAGGTGATTTCCGCCGACGAGGACCACATGGTGGCGCGGCTGGACCTGGGCCTGGGCGCGCTGCGCACCTGGTTCACCACCGAGAACACGCTCGAGCGCCCGCGGCGCATCGACATGCAGCTCAAGGATGGTCCGTTCCGCAGGCTGCACGGGCTGTGGGAGTTCCAGGCGCTGGGCGAGGGCACCAGCAAGGTCAGCCTGACGCTGGAGTTCGAACCGTCCAGCCGCCTGCTGGGGCCGGCGTTCACGCTGGGGTTCCAGAGCCTGGCCGATCGCATGGTGGACGATTTCGTGCGCACCGCCGACCGCGGCGATTGA
- a CDS encoding RnfH family protein translates to MKIEVVLAWPRHYRAATLDLPEGACVADALREARLQGQDQATGVAVFGVQATPQTPLHAGDRVELLRPLQVDPKDARRRRAATP, encoded by the coding sequence ATGAAGATCGAGGTGGTGCTGGCCTGGCCGCGGCATTACCGCGCCGCGACGCTGGACCTGCCCGAGGGCGCCTGCGTGGCCGATGCGCTGCGCGAGGCCCGGCTACAAGGCCAGGACCAGGCCACGGGCGTGGCGGTGTTCGGCGTGCAGGCCACGCCGCAGACGCCATTGCACGCGGGCGATCGGGTGGAGCTGCTGCGCCCGCTGCAGGTCGATCCGAAGGACGCCCGCCGGCGCCGCGCGGCGACGCCCTAG
- the bamE gene encoding outer membrane protein assembly factor BamE, whose translation MRKFLLIAALGLATSGCGIIYKQPIYQGNLLRQQDVDKLAVGQSKQQVLALLGTPSVADPFHAQRWDYTATERTDRLGRTQMKNFTVFFDGDAVSKWEGDYFPNQDEELARNSMRQFGPNLAKDKKKKGGG comes from the coding sequence ATGCGCAAATTCCTGCTTATCGCCGCCCTTGGCCTGGCCACTTCCGGTTGCGGCATCATCTACAAGCAGCCGATCTACCAGGGCAACCTGCTGCGCCAGCAGGACGTGGACAAGCTGGCCGTGGGCCAGAGCAAGCAGCAGGTCCTGGCCCTGCTGGGCACCCCGTCGGTGGCCGACCCCTTCCATGCCCAGCGCTGGGACTACACCGCCACCGAGCGCACCGACCGCCTGGGCCGCACCCAGATGAAGAACTTCACCGTGTTCTTCGATGGCGATGCGGTCAGCAAGTGGGAAGGCGACTACTTCCCCAACCAGGACGAGGAACTGGCCCGCAACAGCATGCGCCAGTTCGGCCCCAACCTGGCCAAGGACAAGAAGAAGAAAGGCGGCGGCTGA
- the fur gene encoding ferric iron uptake transcriptional regulator, with protein MESLDLRKVGLKVTHPRLRILALLEEAKPRHMTAEDIYRALMGVGDEIGLATVYRVLTQFEAAGLVLKHNFEGGQAVYELDRGEHHDHMVDIDTGKVIEFSSDEIEALQEKIAAEHGYEIEEHSLVLYVRKKRK; from the coding sequence ATGGAATCGCTCGATCTGCGCAAGGTCGGCCTGAAGGTCACGCATCCGCGCCTGCGCATCCTGGCGCTGCTGGAAGAAGCCAAGCCGCGCCACATGACCGCCGAGGACATCTACCGCGCGCTGATGGGCGTGGGCGATGAGATCGGCCTGGCCACGGTCTACCGGGTGCTGACCCAGTTCGAGGCCGCCGGCCTGGTGCTGAAGCACAACTTCGAGGGCGGCCAGGCCGTCTACGAGCTGGACCGCGGCGAACACCACGACCACATGGTCGACATCGATACCGGCAAGGTCATCGAGTTCTCCAGCGACGAGATCGAGGCGCTGCAGGAGAAGATCGCCGCCGAGCACGGTTACGAGATCGAGGAACACTCGCTGGTGCTGTACGTGCGCAAGAAGCGCAAGTAA
- the recN gene encoding DNA repair protein RecN, which yields MLRHLTIKDFAVVRATDLEFGPGMTVISGETGAGKSLLVDALGFLSGARADAGVVRHGAQRAELSAEFDLAPAAPALHWLAEHALDEAGACQLRRVLRADGGSRAWINGRAVPVSQLAELAGLLVEIHGQHEHQALLSKPRQLDLLDAFAGSAPQLAKVRQAAAAWSALLAERERLTAQGDVSDRLNYLQHQLDELRAEDLGLEAIEALSQQHRRQAHASSLIQACEDGLARLSGDEGPSASRLLLQTRAELARVLSHEPRLGEVDSLLDSAQIQLQEALALLNQVRDDLDVDPVQFERAERRLGRLHDLARKHRVAPEQLDEVATRIEQELDGLRGAGERLAGLNAEIEAARQAWKAAAAALTKVRTKAAASLARQASALIGELGMGGGKLEVQLEPVDAERPDAQGAERVELLVAANAGQPPRPLRKVASGGELSRISLAIEVAALGSDAVPTMVFDEVDSGIGGAVADIVGKKLRDLGRARQVLCVTHQPQVAAQGHAHYRVSKAPVDGMTQSSVESLDADARREELARMLGGVQVSAEARAAAGKLLEAVD from the coding sequence ATGCTCCGACACCTGACCATCAAGGACTTCGCCGTGGTGCGCGCCACGGACCTGGAATTCGGCCCCGGCATGACGGTGATCTCCGGCGAGACCGGCGCCGGCAAGTCGCTGCTGGTCGACGCGCTGGGCTTCCTGTCCGGCGCGCGCGCCGACGCCGGCGTGGTCCGCCACGGCGCCCAGCGCGCCGAGCTGTCGGCCGAGTTCGACCTGGCGCCGGCCGCCCCTGCCCTGCACTGGCTGGCCGAGCACGCCCTGGACGAGGCCGGCGCCTGCCAGCTGCGCCGGGTCCTGCGCGCCGACGGCGGCTCGCGCGCCTGGATCAACGGCCGCGCGGTGCCGGTCTCGCAGCTGGCCGAACTGGCCGGCCTGCTGGTGGAGATCCACGGCCAGCACGAGCACCAGGCGCTGCTGTCCAAGCCGCGCCAGCTGGACCTGCTGGACGCCTTCGCCGGCAGCGCGCCGCAGCTGGCCAAGGTGCGCCAGGCCGCGGCCGCCTGGTCGGCGCTGCTGGCCGAGCGCGAGCGGCTGACCGCGCAGGGCGATGTCTCCGACCGGCTCAACTACCTGCAGCACCAGCTCGACGAGCTGCGCGCCGAGGACCTCGGCCTGGAGGCCATCGAGGCCCTGTCCCAGCAGCACCGCCGCCAGGCCCACGCCTCCAGCCTGATCCAGGCCTGCGAGGACGGCCTGGCACGGCTGTCGGGCGACGAGGGCCCCTCGGCCAGCCGCCTGCTGCTGCAGACCCGCGCCGAACTGGCGCGCGTGCTCAGCCACGAACCGCGCCTGGGCGAGGTCGACAGCCTGCTGGACAGCGCCCAGATCCAGCTGCAGGAAGCCCTCGCCCTGCTCAACCAGGTCCGCGACGACCTGGACGTGGACCCGGTCCAGTTCGAGCGCGCCGAGCGCCGCCTGGGCCGTTTGCACGACCTGGCCCGCAAGCACCGCGTCGCGCCCGAACAGCTCGACGAGGTCGCCACCCGCATCGAACAGGAACTGGACGGCCTGCGCGGCGCCGGCGAGCGCCTGGCCGGCCTGAACGCCGAGATCGAAGCCGCCCGCCAGGCCTGGAAGGCCGCCGCCGCGGCCTTGACCAAGGTCCGCACCAAGGCCGCGGCCAGCCTGGCCAGGCAGGCCAGCGCCCTGATCGGCGAACTGGGCATGGGCGGCGGCAAGCTGGAGGTCCAGCTCGAACCCGTCGACGCCGAGCGCCCCGACGCCCAGGGCGCCGAGCGGGTCGAACTGCTGGTGGCGGCCAACGCCGGCCAGCCGCCGCGGCCGCTGCGCAAGGTGGCCTCCGGCGGCGAGCTCTCGCGCATCTCGCTGGCCATCGAGGTGGCCGCGCTGGGCTCCGACGCGGTGCCGACCATGGTGTTCGACGAGGTCGACTCGGGCATCGGCGGCGCGGTGGCCGACATCGTCGGCAAGAAGCTGCGCGACCTGGGCCGCGCGCGCCAGGTGCTGTGCGTGACCCACCAGCCGCAGGTCGCCGCCCAGGGCCACGCCCACTACCGCGTCAGCAAGGCGCCGGTGGACGGCATGACCCAGTCCTCGGTTGAGTCCCTCGACGCCGACGCGCGCCGCGAAGAGCTCGCCCGCATGCTCGGCGGCGTCCAGGTCAGCGCCGAGGCGCGCGCCGCCGCCGGCAAGCTGCTCGAAGCGGTCGACTGA
- the hrcA gene encoding heat-inducible transcriptional repressor HrcA has protein sequence MKPSSPDLDARSRQLLRTLIARYIQDGEPVGSRTLAQHAGLDVSPATIRNILADLEDAGLLASPHTSAGRIPTPQGYRVFVDSLVQMQPLAEREVARLRAELPAGTGTQALLGNASELLSAMTRFVGVVGAPRREQFAFRHIDFVPLDGRRVLAIVVFADSEVQNRVIEPRRSFDPSELERAANYLNHHFAGRPIADIRATLLRELRAARSEMEGLLAHAVELADHALTPSDDDMVLAGQTRLMGVQDLSDLDRLRELFEAFARKREILQLLERTMNAPGVRIFIGEETGLAPLDGMSLVAAPYRAQASGQVLGVLGVIGPSRMAYQTVIPVVQAAADALGAAMLRPGDDLNPSAPTP, from the coding sequence ATGAAGCCCTCAAGTCCGGACCTCGATGCGCGCTCGCGGCAGCTGCTGCGCACCCTGATCGCCCGCTACATCCAGGATGGCGAGCCGGTCGGCTCGCGCACGCTGGCCCAGCACGCCGGGCTGGACGTCAGCCCGGCCACGATCCGCAACATCCTGGCCGACCTGGAGGACGCCGGGCTGCTGGCCTCGCCGCATACCTCGGCCGGGCGCATTCCCACCCCGCAGGGCTACCGGGTGTTCGTCGACAGCCTGGTGCAGATGCAGCCGCTGGCCGAGCGCGAGGTCGCGCGCCTGCGGGCCGAGCTGCCGGCCGGCACCGGGACCCAGGCGCTGCTGGGCAACGCCTCCGAGCTGCTGTCGGCCATGACCCGCTTCGTCGGCGTGGTCGGGGCGCCGCGGCGCGAGCAGTTCGCCTTCCGCCACATCGACTTCGTGCCGCTGGACGGGCGCCGGGTGCTGGCGATCGTGGTGTTCGCCGACAGCGAGGTGCAGAACCGGGTGATCGAGCCGCGGCGCAGCTTCGACCCGTCCGAGCTGGAGCGCGCGGCCAACTACCTCAACCACCATTTCGCCGGCCGCCCGATCGCCGACATCCGCGCCACGCTGCTGCGCGAACTGCGCGCGGCGCGCTCGGAGATGGAGGGCCTGCTGGCCCACGCGGTCGAGCTGGCCGACCATGCGCTGACCCCTTCCGACGACGACATGGTGCTGGCCGGGCAGACCCGGCTGATGGGCGTGCAGGACCTGTCCGACCTGGACCGCCTGCGCGAGCTGTTCGAAGCCTTCGCCCGCAAGCGCGAGATCCTGCAGCTGCTGGAGCGCACCATGAACGCGCCGGGCGTGCGCATCTTCATCGGCGAGGAGACCGGCCTGGCGCCGCTGGATGGCATGTCGCTGGTGGCCGCCCCGTACCGGGCCCAGGCCAGCGGCCAGGTGCTGGGCGTGCTGGGCGTGATCGGGCCCTCGCGCATGGCCTACCAGACCGTGATTCCGGTGGTGCAGGCGGCGGCCGATGCGCTCGGCGCGGCAATGCTGCGTCCCGGCGATGACTTGAATCCGTCCGCGCCGACCCCATAG
- the grpE gene encoding nucleotide exchange factor GrpE, with translation MTSNEHPGGDQAAAHPDAQASTEELLQAELQTLRNELDQLRASVLLERADLENQRKRVARDVDNARKFANEKLLNQLLPVFDSLDAGLTAAGTEPSPLRDGLELTQKQLLKVADDNGLTVLDPVGKPFDPEHHQAISQADANGAAPGSVLQVFQKGYLLGGRLLRPALVVVARHD, from the coding sequence ATGACTTCCAACGAACATCCGGGCGGCGACCAGGCCGCCGCGCACCCCGACGCCCAGGCTTCCACCGAGGAGCTGCTGCAGGCCGAACTGCAGACCCTGCGCAACGAACTGGACCAGCTGCGCGCTTCGGTCCTGCTTGAGCGCGCGGACCTTGAGAACCAGCGCAAGCGCGTGGCCCGCGACGTCGACAACGCCCGCAAGTTCGCCAACGAGAAGCTGCTGAACCAGCTGCTGCCCGTGTTCGACAGCCTGGACGCCGGCCTGACCGCCGCAGGCACCGAGCCCAGCCCGCTGCGCGACGGCCTGGAGCTGACCCAGAAGCAGCTGCTCAAGGTCGCCGACGACAACGGCCTGACCGTCCTCGACCCGGTCGGCAAGCCCTTCGATCCCGAGCACCACCAGGCCATCAGCCAGGCCGATGCCAACGGCGCCGCGCCGGGCAGCGTGCTGCAGGTGTTCCAGAAGGGCTACCTGCTCGGCGGCCGCCTGCTGCGCCCGGCCCTGGTGGTCGTGGCGCGCCACGACTGA